A stretch of the Nicotiana tabacum cultivar K326 chromosome 6, ASM71507v2, whole genome shotgun sequence genome encodes the following:
- the LOC107790257 gene encoding akuammiline synthase 2-like has protein sequence MDSLPTKFIRNLENFYFQGSKSPMRRFLFDSKAIKALKANTSSQSVPFPSKIEALTAFLCKRIAAASKFLTDVPKTLAITHVANLRPRVDPPLPQNIFGNLLWIPIAFYDPLDASMELPDLAIMLREVFARLTAENVKEIESESTLTTLNELFSVSTNEKIKIFRFTSWCNMGIYDVNYGWQKPVWVAHMGDLDAANIRSKHQFVFLESACKEGIELWIASDDEEIRVVEKDPEFLAYAKPNPSICK, from the exons ATGGATTCATTACCAACTAAGTTCATAAGGAATTTGGAGAACTTCTATTTCCAAGGCTCAAAATCGCCAATGAGAAGGTTCTTGTTCGACTCCAAAGCCATAAAAGCTCTCAAAGCTAACACATCTAGCCAAAGTGTTCCTTTTCCATCTAAGATTGAAGCGTTAACAGCTTTTCTTTGCAAACGGATTGCAGCAGCCTCTAAATTCCTTACAGATGTACCAAAGACTTTAGCGATCACGCATGTTGCAAATTTAAGGCCTCGCGTTGATCCACCTTTGCCGCAAAACATTTTTGGAAACCTTCTATGGATACCCATTGCATTTTATGACCCTTTGGATGCCAGCATGGAGTTGCCTGATTTGGCAATAATGCTAAGGGAGGTGTTTGCGCGATTAACGGCGGAGAACGTTAAAG AAATAGAGAGCGAGTCTACACTCACGACCCTCAACGAGTTGTTTAGTGTGTCAACAAATGAGAAGATAAAGATTTTCAGATTCACAAGCTGGTGCAATATGGGAATATATGATGTTAATTATGGTTGGCAAAAGCCTGTTTGGGTAGCTCATATGGGGGATTTGGATGCTGCTAATATTCGATCCAAACATCAGTTTGTCTTTTTAGAAAGTGCATGCAAAGAGGGGATAGAGTTGTGGATTGCATCTGATGATGAAGAGATTAGGGTTGTGGAAAAGGATCCAGAGTTTCTCGCATATGCCAAGCCAAATCCAAGTATTTGCAAATAA